The Cuculus canorus isolate bCucCan1 chromosome 5, bCucCan1.pri, whole genome shotgun sequence genome window below encodes:
- the PTPN5 gene encoding tyrosine-protein phosphatase non-receptor type 5 isoform X1 translates to MESVDEAEGQQGQLNRKEQSLKTSQKTALLGWAARWNGLMPGDSMYLFVLSQILLLCMMLWCSIYGTIPAAQNAFDLLSYLLTPFKQFLSDQGEDLTRIGTIVVSYVLLSLASLGLLFVGSLFWHLLRARPDLSFPLQEDRRQSVSRQPSFTYSEWTEDKNEDDFLDLDPVPETPVFDCVMDIKAETDPATLTVKSVGLQERRGSNVSLTLDMCTPGCSEQGFGYIMSPREQSAQEYLQTASNILTEEELHKKALDPFILQAEFFEIPMNFVDPKEYDIPGLVRKNRYKTILPNPHSRVCLTSADQDDPLSSYINANYIRGYGGEEKVYIATQGPIVNTVSDFWRMVWQERSPIIVMITNIEEMNEKCTEYWPEEQVTYEGIEITVNRVIQEDDYRLRLITLKKGEEVRNLKHYWYTSWPDQKTPDQAPPLLQLVLEVEEAMQSAEEKNAPVIVHCSAGIGRTGCFIATSVCCKQLKSEGIVDILRTACQLRLDRGGMIQTCEQYQFVHHVMSLYGKQLSRAAEE, encoded by the exons ATGGAGTCAGTGGATGAAGCTGAAGGACAGCAAGGACAGCTGAACAGGAAGGAGCAGTCCCTGAAAACCTCCCAGAAAACGGCACTACTTGGCTGGGCTGCCCGGTGGAATGGATTAATGCCTGGAGACAGCATGTATCTGTTTGTCCTCTCACAGATCCTG CTTCTCTGCATGATGCTCTGGTGCAGCATTTATGGGACCATCCCAGCAGCTCAGAATGCCTTTGACCTGCTGTCTTACTTGCTTACCCCATTTAAACAGTTTTTGTCAGATCAAGGGGAG GACCTGACTAGAATTGGGACCATTGTGGTATCATATGTCTTGCTGTCTTTAGCTTCTCTAGGACTGTTATTTGTAGGATCTCTG ttttggcATCTACTCAGAGCCCGTCCAGACCTCTCCTTTCCACTACAAGAGGACAGACGCCAATCTGTGAGTCGACAGCCTTCCTTCACATACTCGGAGTGGACAGAGGATAAAAATGAGGATGACTTCCTAGATTTGGATCCTGTACCAGAGACTCCGGTCTTTGACTGCGTAATGGACATTAAAGCGGAGACAGATCCGGCTACTCTAACGGTTAAGTCCGTGGGCTTGCAAGAAAG GAGAGGCTCAAATGTTTCACTCACACTGGATATGTGTACCCCAGGCTGTTCTGAGCAAGGTTTTGGCTATATCATGTCTCCACGGGAACAGTCAGCCCAAGAATACCTCCAGACAGCATCGAACATCCTTACTGAAGAGGAACTGCACAAGAAGGCACTGGATCCTTTCATACTCCAGGCAGAGTTCTTT gaaattCCAATGAACTTTGTGGATCCAAAGGAATATGATATTCCAGGCTTAGTGCGTAAGAATCGCTACAAAACAATTCTCCCAA ATCCTCACAGCAGAGTGTGCCTTACCTCAGCTGATCAGGACGACCCCCTTAGCTCTTACATCAATGCTAACTACATCAGG GGCtatggaggagaggaaaaggtatATATTGCTACTCAGGGACCGATAGTTAATACTGTCAGTGATTTCTGGAGAATGGTGTGGCAGGAGCGTTCTCCCATCATTGTCATGATTACCAATATAGAAGAGATGAATGAG AAATGCACAGAGTATTGGCCAGAGGAACAGGTCACCTATGAAGGAATAGAAATCACAGTTAACAGAGTCATACAAGAAGACGATTACCGTTTAAGGCTCATCACCCTAAAG aaaggagaagaagtCAGAAACCTGAAACACTATTGGTACACGTCTTGGCCAGACCAGAAGACACCAGATCAAGCTCCCCCTCTGTTACAGCTAGTGCTGGAAGTGGAAGAGGCGATGCAGagtgcagaagagaagaatgcGCCGGTGATTGTTCACTGCAG TGCAGGCATCGGGAGGACTGGCTGCTTTATTGCAACTAGTGTCTGTTGTAAACAGCTGAAGAGCGAGGGCATAGTTGACATATTGCGAACAGCCTGCCAGTTACGGTTAGACAG gGGAGGAATGATCCAGACCTGTGAACAGTATCAATTTGTCCATCATGTCATGAGCTTGtatggaaaacagctttctagAGCAGCAGAAGAATAA
- the PTPN5 gene encoding tyrosine-protein phosphatase non-receptor type 5 isoform X2: protein MESVDEAEGQQGQLNRKEQSLKTSQKTALLGWAARWNGLMPGDSMYLFVLSQILLLCMMLWCSIYGTIPAAQNAFDLLSYLLTPFKQFLSDQGEDLTRIGTIVVSYVLLSLASLGLLFVGSLFWHLLRARPDLSFPLQEDRRQSVSRQPSFTYSEWTEDKNEDDFLDLDPVPETPVFDCVMDIKAETDPATLTVKSVGLQERRGSNVSLTLDMCTPGCSEQGFGYIMSPREQSAQEYLQTASNILTEEELHKKALDPFILQAEFFEIPMNFVDPKEYDIPGLVRKNRYKTILPNPHSRVCLTSADQDDPLSSYINANYIRGYGGEEKVYIATQGPIVNTVSDFWRMVWQERSPIIVMITNIEEMNEKGEEVRNLKHYWYTSWPDQKTPDQAPPLLQLVLEVEEAMQSAEEKNAPVIVHCSAGIGRTGCFIATSVCCKQLKSEGIVDILRTACQLRLDRGGMIQTCEQYQFVHHVMSLYGKQLSRAAEE from the exons ATGGAGTCAGTGGATGAAGCTGAAGGACAGCAAGGACAGCTGAACAGGAAGGAGCAGTCCCTGAAAACCTCCCAGAAAACGGCACTACTTGGCTGGGCTGCCCGGTGGAATGGATTAATGCCTGGAGACAGCATGTATCTGTTTGTCCTCTCACAGATCCTG CTTCTCTGCATGATGCTCTGGTGCAGCATTTATGGGACCATCCCAGCAGCTCAGAATGCCTTTGACCTGCTGTCTTACTTGCTTACCCCATTTAAACAGTTTTTGTCAGATCAAGGGGAG GACCTGACTAGAATTGGGACCATTGTGGTATCATATGTCTTGCTGTCTTTAGCTTCTCTAGGACTGTTATTTGTAGGATCTCTG ttttggcATCTACTCAGAGCCCGTCCAGACCTCTCCTTTCCACTACAAGAGGACAGACGCCAATCTGTGAGTCGACAGCCTTCCTTCACATACTCGGAGTGGACAGAGGATAAAAATGAGGATGACTTCCTAGATTTGGATCCTGTACCAGAGACTCCGGTCTTTGACTGCGTAATGGACATTAAAGCGGAGACAGATCCGGCTACTCTAACGGTTAAGTCCGTGGGCTTGCAAGAAAG GAGAGGCTCAAATGTTTCACTCACACTGGATATGTGTACCCCAGGCTGTTCTGAGCAAGGTTTTGGCTATATCATGTCTCCACGGGAACAGTCAGCCCAAGAATACCTCCAGACAGCATCGAACATCCTTACTGAAGAGGAACTGCACAAGAAGGCACTGGATCCTTTCATACTCCAGGCAGAGTTCTTT gaaattCCAATGAACTTTGTGGATCCAAAGGAATATGATATTCCAGGCTTAGTGCGTAAGAATCGCTACAAAACAATTCTCCCAA ATCCTCACAGCAGAGTGTGCCTTACCTCAGCTGATCAGGACGACCCCCTTAGCTCTTACATCAATGCTAACTACATCAGG GGCtatggaggagaggaaaaggtatATATTGCTACTCAGGGACCGATAGTTAATACTGTCAGTGATTTCTGGAGAATGGTGTGGCAGGAGCGTTCTCCCATCATTGTCATGATTACCAATATAGAAGAGATGAATGAG aaaggagaagaagtCAGAAACCTGAAACACTATTGGTACACGTCTTGGCCAGACCAGAAGACACCAGATCAAGCTCCCCCTCTGTTACAGCTAGTGCTGGAAGTGGAAGAGGCGATGCAGagtgcagaagagaagaatgcGCCGGTGATTGTTCACTGCAG TGCAGGCATCGGGAGGACTGGCTGCTTTATTGCAACTAGTGTCTGTTGTAAACAGCTGAAGAGCGAGGGCATAGTTGACATATTGCGAACAGCCTGCCAGTTACGGTTAGACAG gGGAGGAATGATCCAGACCTGTGAACAGTATCAATTTGTCCATCATGTCATGAGCTTGtatggaaaacagctttctagAGCAGCAGAAGAATAA